One genomic segment of Verrucomicrobiota bacterium includes these proteins:
- a CDS encoding DUF1573 domain-containing protein produces the protein MRKIPVFLLLTLSLTSADGLEWEQTDLTLPCGIGEQELVAVFPFQNPSEKTITVSSIQSSCGCTVAELEKNVYAPGESGELRAVFEIGDRLGPQRKMLRVTTSNGEESRIQTLTFSTNVPVMGSIHPKLLVWRSGDGVEEKIFTVTASEGVEWILETPPENFPFVWKELEREAESSEARFSVRPAEKPMGPSKAELLFMFTVEGSDLVRRQKVFLVTR, from the coding sequence ATGAGAAAAATACCGGTTTTTCTTCTTTTGACGCTATCCCTCACTTCGGCGGACGGGCTGGAATGGGAGCAAACGGATCTGACGTTACCTTGCGGAATTGGAGAACAAGAACTCGTGGCAGTTTTTCCCTTCCAGAATCCATCCGAAAAGACCATCACCGTCAGCAGCATCCAATCGAGCTGCGGCTGCACGGTGGCCGAGTTGGAAAAGAACGTCTATGCGCCGGGAGAGAGTGGGGAACTGCGGGCCGTGTTTGAGATCGGCGACCGGCTCGGACCACAGCGCAAGATGTTGCGGGTGACGACTTCAAACGGGGAAGAGTCGCGGATTCAGACTCTCACTTTCTCAACAAACGTGCCGGTCATGGGTAGCATTCACCCCAAACTCCTCGTGTGGCGTTCGGGTGATGGTGTGGAGGAGAAGATCTTTACCGTGACGGCGAGTGAGGGAGTGGAATGGATACTTGAAACGCCCCCTGAGAACTTTCCTTTCGTTTGGAAAGAACTGGAAAGGGAGGCGGAGAGTTCTGAAGCACGCTTCTCCGTTCGTCCAGCAGAGAAGCCAATGGGTCCGTCGAAAGCAGAGCTGCTCTTCATGTTTACGGTCGAGGGATCTGATTTAGTTCGAAGGCAAAAGGTCTTCCTTGTTACCCGCTAG
- a CDS encoding LysR family transcriptional regulator: protein MDSKKLSYFLAVAEDLSFSRAARRMGVGQPALSRAIKDLEAELGAELFSREGGSVTLTSAGEVFLPKADEALLSLEEGLEEIRQVRADAGERLDLGYLPSSYNTFVGDVVNVFCQAFPEVNLTLHPLDAGPMVDWLRNGKVDIAFIGHICPEIEREFDLFHLWNIPVQAVVAEHHPLADASEIDLKELAGHSLISLSAEAYPGRHEFIMGILRDAGVRPTSVTRVESLLSALSNIAVGDSFSLMPSEVSDIASSHVRFIPLSSPQAHVKFHALVQKGESRKLVLTLLNESRRTLASKKP, encoded by the coding sequence ATGGACTCGAAGAAGCTGAGCTACTTTTTGGCTGTCGCTGAAGATTTAAGCTTCAGCCGCGCTGCGCGCCGCATGGGGGTTGGGCAACCCGCTTTGAGCCGTGCCATAAAGGACCTGGAAGCGGAATTGGGTGCGGAGTTATTCTCTCGTGAAGGTGGGTCGGTTACCTTAACGAGTGCGGGTGAGGTATTCTTGCCCAAAGCCGATGAGGCACTGTTATCACTTGAGGAGGGACTTGAAGAGATTCGCCAAGTGAGAGCGGACGCGGGCGAAAGACTCGACCTGGGATACCTGCCTAGCTCCTACAACACCTTTGTTGGCGATGTGGTAAACGTGTTTTGCCAAGCGTTTCCGGAGGTCAACCTCACTCTGCATCCCTTGGATGCCGGCCCGATGGTAGATTGGCTTCGGAACGGAAAAGTCGACATCGCATTTATCGGCCATATCTGTCCGGAAATAGAGCGCGAATTTGATCTTTTTCATCTCTGGAACATTCCCGTCCAAGCGGTAGTGGCGGAACACCACCCGTTAGCTGATGCCAGTGAGATCGATCTGAAGGAATTGGCGGGTCACTCGTTGATCTCTCTCTCCGCCGAGGCGTACCCAGGGAGGCACGAATTCATTATGGGTATCCTTCGAGATGCGGGTGTGCGGCCGACTTCGGTGACACGGGTCGAAAGTCTCCTGAGTGCGCTTTCAAACATTGCGGTCGGAGACTCATTCTCGCTGATGCCATCCGAAGTCAGCGACATCGCGTCCAGTCACGTAAGGTTTATTCCGTTAAGCTCTCCGCAAGCGCATGTAAAATTTCATGCGCTTGTGCAAAAGGGGGAATCGCGAAAGCTGGTCCTGACGCTGCTAAACGAGAGCCGGCGAACGCTTGCGAGCAAGAAGCCGTAG
- a CDS encoding MauE/DoxX family redox-associated membrane protein has translation MVGRVVYGCCLFVLAAVFAYAGFLKVLDPAEFRIAVESFRMVDGFLLSASVYGIPALEVVLAVGLFIPRYRLTAAVLSFLLMVLFTVLILIAWVRGIDLTCGCFGAPASNDTNYPFLLGRDLALIFVAVVVWKGSLVRKPNSQ, from the coding sequence GTGGTCGGGCGAGTAGTCTACGGGTGCTGCCTTTTTGTTCTGGCCGCCGTTTTTGCCTACGCAGGTTTCCTCAAGGTTCTGGATCCGGCTGAGTTCCGGATCGCGGTAGAGTCCTTTCGAATGGTCGATGGTTTTCTCTTATCAGCGTCAGTCTACGGCATCCCGGCTCTTGAGGTAGTTCTTGCGGTTGGTCTTTTCATTCCGCGCTATCGCCTCACAGCGGCAGTTCTCTCTTTTCTCTTGATGGTTTTGTTCACCGTGCTGATCCTCATTGCATGGGTCCGGGGAATTGATCTGACGTGCGGCTGTTTTGGTGCGCCGGCCTCGAACGATACGAACTACCCCTTTCTTCTTGGAAGAGATCTCGCGTTGATTTTCGTTGCAGTTGTGGTATGGAAAGGGTCACTTGTTCGAAAGCCCAACTCGCAATGA
- a CDS encoding sigma-70 family RNA polymerase sigma factor, whose protein sequence is MTYLVAMRLPFTGAAAVAEPQVADDLAALRRGDSNALTEILRRHEKATIGYLINLTGDPTLAQDLSQETFLRLIRRPPRHQKEGSLRPWLIRVARNLFHDHLRKNRRLVSLESQTDSGFSPSTEAKRPDSAARDLLATLPTDLKEIVQLRIFGELTFREIAETLSIPLGTAQWRMNCALEKLRSQLGENDQ, encoded by the coding sequence GTGACCTATCTTGTTGCCATGCGTTTGCCATTTACCGGGGCTGCGGCTGTTGCCGAGCCGCAAGTCGCCGATGATCTCGCCGCGCTTCGCCGCGGAGACTCCAACGCTCTTACCGAAATCCTTAGACGTCATGAGAAAGCGACGATTGGCTATTTGATCAATCTGACCGGTGACCCAACACTTGCTCAAGACTTGAGCCAAGAGACCTTCTTACGATTGATCCGGAGACCACCAAGGCATCAAAAAGAAGGGTCTTTGCGCCCTTGGTTGATTCGGGTAGCGCGCAATCTATTTCACGACCACCTACGTAAAAACAGGCGGCTGGTATCCCTGGAGTCACAGACAGATTCCGGGTTTTCGCCAAGCACCGAGGCAAAACGTCCGGACAGCGCTGCCCGGGACCTCCTCGCAACGCTCCCAACCGACCTTAAAGAGATCGTTCAGCTCCGTATTTTCGGAGAACTTACTTTTCGGGAAATTGCAGAGACTCTCTCGATTCCCCTGGGAACCGCTCAATGGCGGATGAACTGCGCACTGGAAAAATTACGTTCGCAACTGGGGGAAAACGATCAATGA
- a CDS encoding rhodanese-like domain-containing protein — MSLFGKWQQWSQILLVTAVLASVNAWLNPAGLSGDDSHRVDLETALTWSESEGVRWVDAREEVEFLSGHIPGAVLLNENDWDGGLDRLLSVWDADTRLVVYCGDATCNASEAVARRLQEDLGFEEVYVLSDGWSGWVGSGGEVWSGE, encoded by the coding sequence ATGAGTTTGTTTGGCAAGTGGCAGCAATGGTCGCAAATCCTTTTAGTGACAGCGGTTCTGGCATCGGTAAATGCTTGGTTGAACCCCGCGGGTTTGTCGGGCGATGATAGTCATCGGGTAGATCTCGAAACTGCGCTGACCTGGTCAGAGAGCGAGGGTGTTCGATGGGTAGATGCGCGCGAAGAGGTGGAGTTTCTGAGCGGTCACATTCCGGGAGCGGTGCTACTCAATGAGAACGACTGGGATGGAGGTCTGGACAGACTTCTTTCCGTCTGGGACGCGGACACGAGACTTGTTGTCTACTGTGGAGACGCAACCTGTAACGCTAGTGAGGCGGTGGCTCGTCGTCTGCAGGAGGATCTTGGTTTTGAAGAAGTTTACGTGCTTTCTGACGGCTGGTCGGGATGGGTCGGTAGCGGGGGAGAGGTGTGGTCGGGCGAGTAG
- a CDS encoding nitroreductase family protein, translating to MGTDVEVLENTIRSRVTEKVLGSLESRKPVPASLESIYRTKIESALRTAGWAPFHYPRDVDGLAEPWRAHILWNSEVRDLSRFLSEELGLTSKEPQLAAACSALVVVTWLPEETDSVSGETARKVSERNREHLAATSAMVQNFLLLMTAQGIGNYWSSGGAIRSKEVFAALGIPPTEHLLAAVFLEYPEMKDLTQGQVERKSGGLRERRSMGWLRTVSEFRS from the coding sequence ATGGGAACTGATGTTGAGGTCTTGGAAAATACTATCCGTTCGAGAGTGACCGAAAAGGTGTTGGGAAGCCTTGAGAGTCGAAAACCAGTGCCTGCAAGTTTGGAGTCCATCTACCGAACGAAGATTGAATCTGCGCTGAGGACTGCAGGGTGGGCTCCGTTTCACTATCCAAGAGATGTCGATGGATTGGCCGAGCCTTGGAGAGCCCACATTCTTTGGAATTCCGAAGTCCGGGACTTGTCCCGTTTCTTGTCGGAGGAACTTGGACTCACCTCCAAAGAGCCACAGCTCGCGGCTGCGTGTAGCGCCTTGGTAGTCGTTACCTGGCTTCCCGAGGAGACGGATTCAGTTTCTGGAGAAACAGCGCGCAAGGTTTCGGAAAGGAATCGCGAGCATTTGGCAGCAACCTCTGCGATGGTGCAGAATTTTCTTCTGCTAATGACTGCACAGGGGATTGGAAACTACTGGTCCAGCGGAGGTGCGATTCGAAGCAAAGAAGTGTTCGCAGCACTAGGGATTCCTCCGACAGAACACCTCCTTGCGGCGGTTTTTCTCGAATATCCGGAGATGAAGGACCTCACCCAAGGTCAGGTGGAAAGAAAGTCGGGAGGTCTCCGGGAAAGGCGGTCTATGGGGTGGTTGAGGACTGTCTCTGAGTTTCGCTCGTAA
- a CDS encoding pirin family protein: MSYLVIMTTETAAKLTKRPSNLRGTTHSGWGKNRHTFAFGNYVEENHVGFRDLRIINEAHLDPGKGLGTQSHRSMELFSYVVEGELQHKNSLGEDYSLRTGDFQHLSAGSGVQLNELNPQSDGKTHFLKMWIVPRSQGGEPRYARINIAEKRVHNGLSLLASPDGEDGSARIRQDSQIFFGDLTAGQTLTLSENCLYPYAWIQMIEGKVHLDTVTLEAGDGAAIHTSAFTIEGDADSEFLLFRLK, encoded by the coding sequence ATGAGCTATCTTGTGATTATGACGACCGAGACGGCCGCAAAACTAACCAAGCGCCCTTCTAACCTGCGCGGAACGACCCATTCGGGCTGGGGAAAGAACCGTCACACGTTCGCATTCGGAAACTACGTTGAAGAAAACCATGTTGGCTTCCGCGACCTACGAATCATCAACGAAGCCCATCTCGATCCTGGAAAAGGACTCGGAACTCAGTCCCATCGCTCAATGGAACTCTTCAGCTACGTCGTAGAGGGAGAACTGCAGCACAAAAACAGTCTGGGAGAAGACTACTCCCTTCGGACTGGCGACTTCCAACACTTGAGTGCCGGAAGCGGAGTGCAACTCAACGAATTGAATCCACAGTCCGACGGGAAAACACACTTTTTGAAAATGTGGATTGTTCCCCGTTCTCAGGGCGGCGAACCCCGCTACGCCAGAATCAACATTGCCGAGAAGCGGGTTCACAACGGTCTCTCGTTACTCGCTTCACCGGACGGTGAGGACGGATCGGCCAGAATCCGTCAGGATTCACAGATATTCTTCGGGGATTTAACCGCCGGACAAACCCTCACCCTCTCCGAAAACTGCCTCTACCCGTATGCGTGGATCCAGATGATCGAAGGGAAAGTACACCTCGACACCGTTACTCTGGAAGCCGGAGACGGTGCAGCCATCCACACCTCTGCGTTCACAATCGAAGGCGACGCAGACTCTGAATTTCTCCTATTCCGACTCAAATGA